One Sus scrofa isolate TJ Tabasco breed Duroc chromosome 10, Sscrofa11.1, whole genome shotgun sequence genomic window carries:
- the LOC100517051 gene encoding lysozyme-like protein 1 — MKATGILALMGCLITVIEPKIYTRCKLAKIFSRAGLDNYRGFSLGNWICMAYYESHYNTTAQTNLEDGSTDYGIFQINSYTWCRREKLQEKNHCHVACSALITDDLTDAIICAKKIVKETEGMNYWQGWKNHCEGKDLSEWKKGCEVS; from the exons ATGAAGGCTACTGGAATATTGGCCCTGATGGGCTGCCTGATCACAGTCATTGAGCCTAAAATCTACACTCGCTGTAAACTGGCAAAAATATTTTCGAGGGCTGGCCTGGATAATTACCGGGGCTTTAGTCTTGGAAACT GGATCTGCATGGCCTACTATGAGAGCCActacaacaccacagctcagaccAACCTGGAGGATGGCAGCACAGACTATGGCATTTTTCAGATCAACAGTTACACATGGTGCAGACGTGAGAAGCTGCAAGAGAAAAACCACTGCCACGTAGCCTGCTCAG CTTTGATCACCGACGACCTCACGGATGCAATTATCTGTGCCAAGAAAATTGTGAAAGAGACAGAGGGAATGAACTATTG GCAAGGCTGGAAGAACCATTGTGAGGGCAAAGACCTGTCTGAGTGGAAAAAGGGATGCGAGGTTTCCTGA